Proteins from a single region of Stappia sp. ES.058:
- a CDS encoding diguanylate cyclase domain-containing protein gives MARWMKMRESNIAVGIYLICAAVVIAFAVSNAHVLTRAGGIADEVRAGDERNLVRNEVSRQIEILARDQSQISHWDEAVRALISRIDWEFVREEMADWLWDDFGIQTTIVIGPDDVPRVMVFEDDIRTVTEAQRHVDLAFDLIADARDAYMAKRLPHGERYTILGHPVRSKTPIYVSDFRLIDGEVNMIVAQAIVPDDEETLPEGLPNVLLTLKPLTPAMIAEAGKKLGIQDVAVVPAREVPAGAGSLRMSREEDANALYAIWTPGRPSTVVWAQALPVLAGVVALAMLALGAVALLYGRALRRMQKSEARNRFLAHHDALTGLPNRLYFDRVLEEILSRGEQDRCAVLCIDLDRFKAVNDTFGHSAGDTVLRTVASRILATVKGRGIAARVGGDEFIVLLHEGLGRDAVRLLCDGIVERICAEIPIEGGRTAVGASIGVAWWPEDAKTAKSIIRSADEALYRAKEDGRGRACLSDDPGADGQDREHADPGERIAARVAPHTPR, from the coding sequence TGAAAATGCGGGAGAGCAACATCGCCGTGGGGATCTATCTGATCTGCGCGGCGGTGGTGATCGCTTTTGCCGTATCGAACGCGCATGTGCTGACGCGCGCCGGCGGCATCGCCGACGAGGTGCGCGCCGGTGACGAGCGGAACCTGGTGCGCAACGAGGTATCCCGCCAGATCGAGATTCTCGCCCGCGACCAGTCGCAGATCTCCCATTGGGACGAAGCGGTGCGCGCGCTCATCTCCCGGATAGACTGGGAGTTCGTCCGCGAGGAGATGGCCGACTGGCTGTGGGACGATTTCGGCATCCAGACGACCATCGTGATCGGACCCGATGACGTGCCGCGCGTGATGGTGTTCGAGGACGACATCCGCACGGTCACGGAAGCGCAGAGACACGTCGATCTTGCCTTCGACCTGATCGCCGATGCCCGGGACGCCTATATGGCCAAACGGCTGCCGCATGGCGAGAGGTACACCATTCTCGGGCATCCGGTGCGTTCGAAGACACCGATCTATGTCTCCGATTTCCGGCTGATCGATGGCGAGGTCAACATGATCGTCGCACAGGCCATCGTTCCCGACGATGAGGAAACGCTGCCGGAAGGCCTTCCCAATGTGCTGCTGACGCTGAAGCCGCTGACGCCCGCCATGATCGCGGAGGCCGGAAAAAAGCTCGGCATTCAGGATGTCGCCGTGGTGCCGGCGAGGGAAGTGCCGGCCGGGGCAGGATCCCTGCGCATGAGCCGGGAAGAGGACGCAAATGCGCTTTACGCCATCTGGACGCCCGGGCGGCCGTCGACGGTTGTCTGGGCCCAGGCTTTGCCGGTGCTTGCCGGTGTGGTCGCTTTGGCGATGCTGGCGCTTGGCGCGGTGGCGCTCCTTTATGGTCGCGCCCTGCGCCGTATGCAGAAGAGCGAGGCGCGCAACCGGTTTCTGGCGCATCACGACGCCCTGACCGGATTGCCCAACCGGCTCTATTTCGACCGGGTGCTGGAAGAGATCCTGAGCCGGGGCGAGCAGGACCGCTGCGCGGTGCTGTGCATCGATCTCGACCGCTTCAAGGCGGTGAACGACACCTTCGGCCACAGCGCTGGCGACACGGTGCTGCGTACGGTGGCTTCGCGGATCCTCGCCACCGTCAAGGGGCGGGGGATCGCGGCACGTGTCGGCGGCGACGAGTTCATCGTCCTGCTGCACGAGGGGCTGGGGCGCGATGCCGTGCGGTTATTGTGCGACGGGATCGTCGAAAGAATCTGCGCCGAAATTCCCATCGAGGGCGGTCGCACGGCCGTGGGTGCCAGCATCGGAGTGGCCTGGTGGCCGGAGGATGCGAAGACGGCCAAGTCGATCATTCGCAGCGCCGACGAGGCGCTTTACCGCGCCAAGGAAGACGGGCGCGGACGCGCCTGTCTCTCCGATGATCCGGGGGCGGACGGGCAGGACCGTGAGCATGCGGATCCCGGTGAACGGATCGCGGCGCGGGTCGCGCCTCACACGCCGAGATAG